Within Vigna unguiculata cultivar IT97K-499-35 chromosome 2, ASM411807v1, whole genome shotgun sequence, the genomic segment ttttcatttaatgGAAAAACCAAGATAACCCAGATCTCAATTATTCTATTCAActcatatattttcttattgtgCCGTCACCGAAGTATATATATGGAGTATATGCCTTTGAGTTCTTATTGGGATTTTCGTTTTCGTTTTCCACAGATACCGCACCATCGCCATCTTCGCAGCAGTTCAAGCCACCGTAAGAAACAAAACGCGAAAACTTTTCTTGTTTCAACAATAAAACTTAGATGCAGCGATAACTAAGTTTCTTTGGTGATGTGTATAGGGTGTTGCGATATTGACGATATCAACCATAATTCCCAGCCTGCACCCCCCGAAGTGCACGGAAGACACCGTGCCACCTTGCGTGAGAGCGAATGAGAAACAGTTATTGGTGCTGTATCTGGCGCTTTACGTAACGGCTCTTGGCACTGGTGGTTTGAAATCGAGTGTGTCGGGGTTCGGGTCGGATCAGTTCGATGATTCGGACGAAGGCGAGAAGAAGCAGATGATAAAGTTCTTTAACTGGTTCTACTTCTTCGTGAGCACAGGGTCTCTGGCGGCAACGACGGTTCTTGTGTACGTGCAAGACAACGTAGGACGTGGATGGGGTTATGGTATCTGTGCGGGTGCGATTGTGGTGGCTCTTCTTGTGTTTTTGTCGGGTACGAGGAAGTACCGGTTCAAGAAACTTGTGGGGAGTCCACTCACCCAGTTTGCAGAAGTGTTTGTGGCTGCCATAAGGAAGAGGAAGTTGGAATTGCCCTCTGATTCCTCGTTGCTCTTCAATGATTATGACGCCAAGAAACAGACCATGCCGCATAGCAAGCAGTTCCGGTAAAATTTTCTTACCAATCGCTATCTCTTATTTTTcgtttcttctttcttctgGTTTTAGATTGATAGatatttttcaatgattctcTTTATAATAGTATTAAATAACTTTGCTGGAGACACCTCCTGGAGTAAGCTTTTTGACTTTAGAGTAATCATCCCCCCATGATACATATCGTCAATCATTCTTCTAATTAAATCTAGATTGATTGATGTTCAACTCAAGTTTTTCTTCCTCAATCTGAATCTTTTGGTTTTAATAAATTCCCAAGAAACTATTTGCAATTATAATATTCTGTTGTTCTGTACAAGTTCTCGGTTGTCATAGCTTGTTAACTTTAGTTTGCTAAAAgaagtattattttaatggaGAAAGTTATTTTCATACTTCAGAAAGTgtgcatacatatatataacttgaagATGGGAATAGAAAGATAACAGGGAAAGGGATAAAAAAGTAGTATGTGTGAAGTGATCAGTTTGAAATTTTGGATATGGGAAAacaggtatttttttttttctatttgttggTTTATGTGAAAAGAAAAGCTTTTTTTATTCCCACTGGTAAGAAAGGAGAATTTAGAATTCCAGTTAcagttttattatttccttACCTGGAAGAGATTCCAACCATTGGTCCATCgctttatgttgttttttaagCTAGGTGATTAACGTTAAAAAAATTGAGCACAGACCGAATTAAGTGGTGTTGAAGGGTagcttaaaatatttgaatttgaatgaagAACATTTAGGAGGGTAGTTGGAATTTGTTGAAGCGTGAATGATTGGACGAAAGAATGGACTAGGTAACGATGTAGAGCCAGATATGTAGGGCTAGTTGGCCATGAAAGGGAAAACAAATAAGTTATCTTGGCTCATTGGTCTGTGGTCTGAAATGAAGTCCACCCCACGAgcttggagaaaaaaaaaaagtgtatggTTTAGAATCTTTTGGCATACTTTGCTTGGAATTTTGATACTACATGCAACATCATTTTTATATGTCTTGCCCTTCTTATTTGCTTCAACGTGTGGAGACAAGGACGATAAACACCTTTCTTCATCTGTTTCCAATAATTGTCcacaaaaattaaattgcatTGTGGGCAGAGGAATCAGAATCCAATCACCCCACGTAAGAGTCGTAGCAACGACAAGGTTATCTCCAAGTGGAGATTCACGCCTCATTTATTTTCTGCTATTTATTTTCTCACCATTGTCTCTCTCACACCCTGCCACCTCTAACAGAGACAACACTATGTCTACGCTAATGTCCCTGCACACCTTCATGTGATCATTTCCATGGCACATTATCGTACTCTAATACTAAACTCGCATTTTATTCAAGACATGCAGACAGtggaataattatttaatacaaaCAAAGTGCATCACAGGCTAACTATTTTAATGGTCATGCAGAGGCACGACCAATCGgatttagttaaataaaataagttacaTTTTTTCCATGAATTTTGCTAAGCTTGATTTTATGCcgttaatgttaatattaatatgtgtttttaattttgagCAGTTTCTTGGACAAAGCTGCAATCGTTGATTCATCGGGCGGTGGAATGAAGAGAAAGTGGTATCTTTGCACCTTAACAGATGTGGAAGAAGTAAAACTGGTGATAAGAATGCTTCCCATATGGGCTACCACCATCATGTTTTGGACTATCCACGCTCAAATGACGACATTCTCGGTGTCGCAAGCGACCACCATGGACCGGCACATaggaaaaacatttcaaatgcCCGCAGCATCGATGACCGTTTTCTTAATCGGAACAATTCTCCTAACAGTCCCCTTTTACGACCGTTTCATCGTTCCGGTGGCAAGAAAAGTGCTCAAGAACCCACATGGGTTGACCCCTTTGCAACGCATAGGAGTTGGTCTGGTGTTCTCGGTGTTTTCCATGGTGGCAGGGGCACTGATAGAGATAAAGAGACTGAGATACGCACAAGCACATGGTTTGGTAGATAAGCCAGAAGCAAAGATTCCAATGACGGTGTTTTGGTTGATCCCACAAAATTTCTTTGTGGGGGTTGGAGAGGCCTTTATGTACATGGGGCAGTTGGATTTTTTCCTTAGAGAGTGCCCGAAAGGGATGAAAACAATGAGCACAGGGTTGTTCCTGAGCACACTGTCTCTGGGTTTTTTCTTCAGCTCCTTGTTGGTGTCTATAGTGAACAAAATGACAGCACATGGTAGGCCATGGCTCGCAGATAATCTTAACAAAGGGAGGCTCTATGATTTTTACTGGCTTTTGGCTATTCTCAGTGCCATAAATGTGATGTTATACTTGGTTTGTGCTAAATGGTACGTTTACAAGGAGAAGAGGCTCGCTCAGGAGGGCATAGAATTGGAAGAAACAGATGATGCTGCTTTCCATGGCCACTGAATCTTTTCCCACcaacattttctctctctttttttttctttttttttcttcttcctgtGCTTGTATCAATATGCTAATCAAGTATTTTCACtctaaaaaacgaaaaaaaaaaaacagataaaaaagaAGGGCTAGCATCTGGTTACCATATAAATAAGCTTGTAAGTTGTAACCATTTTGTATGTGTTTATACTGTGcaaaagaaaatgcaaataaaTCGAAATTGTTTACTCCATGTGTTTCATCGATGTGATCCATGTCTTAATTATTACGCACACGTTCCTTGCAAACATGACAGTTAAGTCCCACCAACATTTAACGTAGGACACATGCAATACCAAAGTGATGGTGGGTGCTGACCGGCTTTTAGTTCTTTAGTTATCATTAATCACCTATCACTTCCAGACACATCGCAACCCGACAAAACTGAATATTTATCGATCTTTTATACCTTTacatttactttttcttttcttgacaAAATTTCCCTTTACAATTTACTTACCTTTTGTGTAGAATAAAGACGTTATTCAACTAATCAACTTTCAAAAAGCCAAgtagttttaattattattatttttttcaaaatcaagtTGGTTACAACAATAAACAGTAATGTCAACAGAATAAGAACACTATATATAAATCTacacttaaatatattttcaacctttattggtttttcattttttagaatACTTATTATAGTCTTCAtccttaattatattatattaaaagataatgtgTACGCACTGCCTGTGTCATGTATCCTCCACATCTCATCTTACATGATTTAACCTTGTTTTGAGGACTAATGACAAATACAACTTTTCCGAATAGGGGCGCGGAATTTGAATACATACTGATTTGGCTTTTTCTTTTGTCAAGAAAACCTTTTCTCTAACAAAAAGCCATTTTAAGTAAACTAAACTCTATTTGGGTGTGATGGCCAATACCCAAATTCTAtattttgttgctctctcttaaAGAAAGGATTTAGAGGGGATTATTAAACTATGCTTAATTGGAATTCTTTAACAATTTCATTTGTCTTTGACGAGGGTATTATATGCATCTTGTATCAGTTAGGATTTCctaattttaatatagtaaTTTGTTATTCTTTCTCAAGCAGTGACATGACTACCATTACATGAAACATCTCATATTCCTGATAATACTTAATTTTCCATGTCAATTTGAATTTGGTACATACGAAATTATGAAGTAGGAGAAACGTAAGAAAAAGCCTGTGGTTGTTTATTTCTACCAAAATGCAATCAATTAGGTAATAAATCAATAGCCATTGCGGGCGAGTGTAGCTATAATAGGATAAAGGGTATATCCTTACATCAGCTAATAATGCCCACCTAATTACATACAAGCAAAGCAAaaccatataaaaaaaagaggCAAAATTATGACATGGTAACGAAGAGGTAACGCTGTGATATTTGAAGCTGGATTTCCCCCACTTTGTATATACGCACATCCAACACCAAGAAACAATTTCAATTTGAGATCACCAGATATTGGCATCTATCTTCGCGCAACAGTAGTAGCCTTGACCATGTATGTGGTTTAAATTCACAAAGCATCGTGGATAACAAATGGTGGAACCTAACTGTGCTACCCTTCCTCACTGTTCATTTATCACACCATCAAAGGATGACAATTTCAGCGGTTTCTCAAATCCCATTCTTGTAAAAACACACGGCATGCAACAACATTAAAGCTAAACTCCCCATTGGTTAACCTTCATGATCATTATCTGCAACATAAATACCGAGTTACAGCTCAAGATATACCTACAGAGTGTCTCAGACATTATTGCAAGCAAAAcactgtttatttttttcttctgaagTGTGTATGAAATATTCCACTATGTGAAACGTTACCTGAACCAAGTTAAAATGCACTTAAGGATCGGCAGAGTCTTCGTTGATTTCACTAAATATATCAGGGCAACCGTCCCAGCTTCGAAGCTCTCTCGCTTCCCAATATCCACCAATGTATCGAAAGGTTCCACTTTCACCTTCTCTTCGGAACCACCTGGGCTTCCAACCACTTTCTTGTATTTTCCTTGACTGTGGATATATAAACAATGATCATCATCAATATACAAAGGAGAAGAAAATCACTACACTGCCAAAATATCACTAGAATACAGATTACAACACAAAGAGCTGAAGCACAAACAAATCACAATTAGTAATGTCTATAACTTTGTTTaacttcattttcattttatatttctctctttctttcaaTTACAAACTCAAAAGTTAGGGAGACAACGGTATGAacaattaaaaggaaaaaacaaaagatgaaGAAGTGAATGGTTCAATATAGGTAATGTGTTTATCGTTAGACAACTTCTTGGGTTTTCTTGTTCTTGGGTACTAAAAGCAAAACTTTATCGTTAGACGTGGAAATCGTTGTTTTAAAATCCtccataaataattaaattaataataaataaactaatttttcactcatttattttaaattaaacaaccttttttttcacttctttCTTAAGTCTTTCTCTTCTTTAATTTTCTCTTCCAATCTCTATATTTATGGCATAAAATAAGGTTTGGATTCAGAAAACAATGTTAATTCTGAAACAAACcagtttaaaaatagtaaagaagCAAAGTCTAATTGAAAACTTATGCTCTCATTTAGTATGAACGGAAAAGAGCGAGAAAAAAGCACTCACTTTCCTTGTTTTGATCTCTGTGGAcaaagaaagatgaaaaaaaaaagtgaaatccagaagttcagtttttgtttttccaaaataaaaagaaagaagctTTGTTTGAGACATACCATTCTCTGACGCTTTTCCAGCCTTTGTTTCTCGAAATTAGCCTTGTCGTATTCCCCATTCTCTAGATGGCGTTGATCAGGTCGAAGCCTGGAATCCGTTGGCGGGAGGTTCTCCTTTAATCCGTGATCAAATACCCGTGATCAGAAAAGGCTATAAAAAACCATAAGAGACGCATATATAAGAACTGGAATGCATAtcaaataatgatataatacaTCATTATATACCTTGAGTCCCGGAGTAAGCTCATTGAGAGTGATGGCAAATGGTGTCAAATTATACCGGCTCACATTAGGAGATGCCATCGTCCTTTTCCACAACAAGGATGCGTTTGCGTTTGGTGAACTCAAATCTTTAGGCTTCACATTTACATTACCACTCATATAGTACATGCTGTCATCCCACTTCCCAAACAATGTCGCAACTTTTTTCCCCGTTACATCTTCCACAAATCCATGCACCTAATTCAAACCGCACACTCATGTTATACATTCAAAtttctaacatttaaataaatcattttcaaatatcatACATCCAATAACTTACTTGCCGAGGATTTCGGTCCAGTATCGTCTGCTCTTTGAACTTGAGTCTGCACGAATACTTCCGATTGCCACGTATATCCATGTCTCCATGATGATCACAGTATATTTTCCCAAGGATGAGATTATAGATCGTGGTGGTGACCTAACACAAGAAACAACAAGAATCACAACATTGATTTAGAGAAAATATCACCATGGGATTTTACAATGCTTACCTTGCTCCACTGAAATATTTCACCATCATTGAACTCTAGGGTCAGAACACCCACTGGATCAAGCTGAATTGACCTTCCCCGAAACTTTGAATGGATGTTGCTGTCAGCCCAAAACTTCCAACCTCTACCTTCGCAGTGGCAGGCAATGAGTGTTGGATGATGACTCACCTGTTTTAGACATAATGACTGAAGCATCAACTATATACTCGGTGGATGATGAATTCCTTGCTCATATAAATATACTAACACAAAAGTACGTACGAAGATCGAATTATAAGGAACTTTCTCTGGGTCCTGTATCTCTGCTTCAGTAAATTATAAGTAACTAACCTTCTCTGAAAAGAAGCGAATTCCTTTCTCGGGGTAATCAGCTTCGTAGGTTTCACCCAATAAAGGATTAAAGGGTTTACAGTTACGACCTTCAGATGACGCATAACCGGATACTGCAAAGGCAGCAACATACAGTGCCCGAAGAAGACCGTTTCcctgaaaaaaaatattcaaagggGAAAACAGATTCACTACTTGGTTATGAGGCAACTGATCAGTTGCGACCAAACAAATTCACagaaatgaaaacaaagaagCTAAAGGAGTGCAGTAAGGTTACTTAATCTGCATATCTCAAGATATGGAAACAACCCAAAAACATTCACGGGGAGAGTTGAAAAGAGAAGTTCTAATAAAATCATCATGTCCCActagacaataaaaaaattaagggtAAAGGAGTGCTGCTGATAATGTAGGCATTATTCAATactagttttaaatttatattgccAGCACTTCAACACTGGTGTGGCAAAAACAAGAGCAAGAAGTATCTTACTGATTTTCCGTATTCGTGAGCTAGATCTAGAAGATAAGAGTACTCCAAGTCCTCACAACATTTTTGTAGGGATGATATAGGCTCATTAAAGTATACCGGGAGACAAACTCTCGTGAGATCTTTTCCCACGTTGTCCTTGATCATTGACCAAAGACTAACACCCTTCTCTTTCTCAACAGGATCTGGAAGCTTTTTTCGTCTTGCAATCTGAGGATGCTTATAATTACAGACCATGTTCTCAGGATGAATGTTCTCTGTATCAGTGGATTGCGTGCTGATTTCCCTACACCTGTCCACTTCATTTATAGCTCTTTCTGACTCACACTTGCAATCAGTCTCTGTAAAACAATCTCTAGTATCATAATATGAGATTTCATCTTCATCTGATACTTCCTCCATCTCTTGTTTCTCAATATCATCAGATGATTCAGTTGTACTACATTCTGAAACCAAAAGGTTcatgtgaaaaaaatagtacatcTTGAAAGGACAAGTTCATAAATGAAATCAGCATGCTCAGCAAGAATAGTTCCTATTCTGGTTGAATGAATAAGCAAATCATGGACCCTCAAGTTCTCACAGAAATTGTCTCACATATACATAAATTGCCTCGACGGATAGAGGCATATGAACTACGACcataaaaagtattaatttttttaattgattgactTTCGAAACAAAACTGTTAGTTGAACTGAATGTcaaagatgaaataaaataatgagtGATAAATTCTCTAGAGATCGGCATGAGGATGCTGATAAAAATTCTAGTGATTGAATTAAAACTCTGGAACttcgaagaaaaaaatataaatacacgGGTCCATGCTCCAAGGTCATTTAGCCAAATAATTTTCATCATTCAAGAAACGGTTGCAACAACAAAATGATGTCAGCAATATTCCTTCTGTTCATATAAGACAGAACCATCGGTCCCTGTGATAACTTTCAACACAACAAAGATTCCGCATACAAGCACATGCTCATTAAATCAAAGAAGAAAGACAAAAGTAACAGCATATTATAAACAGAAAACATGGGTAACATATATTGCAGTACCACTATATTTTCCACGTCCAAGACTTGAAAACTCGTTCTTTGTTAACTGGTAATCACCATCGTGTATTGCAGTGGCTTCAGGTTCAGTATTAGCTGCCTGTTTATTGTGATCAATAGCAAATTTGTTAAGTCCCGTACCGTAAAGACCTTTCACATTCAGAAATTACACTAACACAGAAAACGGCAAACTGATATGATAGTTGAATTGACATGTAAGTCCGTGAATTATAATTACATTTCAAAGTAAGGGAAGAGGCAGAAAACAATTGATGCCATCGATCAAAGTCACCAATGACGTGACTCTTCTTAAAAGACATTAGAAAAAACCACAAAAAAAGCCAAGAATGCATGACAACATGAACCAAACATGTCATGTGGtcttccaattttattttttgacttgGTTCCTGATTGTATGATGACAATACTACTTCAGTTGAATTTGTACCAACTCAAATAGTCAGATAATTTCATCATAATTATCCAAGAACGACATACCCCCTAATGTTTCCATCCATGTGTTTGACAGAACTAAGAAGCACAGCagttattatgaataaaatatatacataggaaatataaaactatatatatatatatagttatatatatatatatatatatatatttatatatatagctAAAGTATTGAAAGTTTATGTACATACATTTAGTTAGAATTAGAAAAAAGTGGTACGCGTGACAAGACAACAGTCTCCTTACATGAAAGATAGcttctaaaatataattgatgGTAAAGGAGACTGAAAAGAAACTTTTGgacattaaacaaatataataccGTGATTATTTTATCAAACTATGTACTCGACCATTTCagatcataaattataaaacaaaacagCCGAAAACTTTAGAGATCAAATGACCTGGAATGGTTAAATTATTGCACAATTCGTGATCTTTGACCACATTTAAAATGATAGGGAGGGATGTGGTGGGgaataataaagtaataaatacCCCACAGTTCTTTAGGCATTCAAATGAACCCAATATAGAGGAAGATAGTGACAAGCACTCCAGAATAAAGGACAAGATAAGAAATGACCTCCAATTGCCTTATTGTATCAAGCAGATTAGATCGCTCTTGACAAAGAACTTCAAATTGTCCTTGCATTTCGGAGAACTCTGAGAGCATGATTTGTTCGCACTCCTTTACAAGGTTCTCACTGGTACCCTCTTCAAGCAAGCGTGACTTAAGCCTGTCGGTTGACACGGATATATCATTGGGTGTGAGCAAGAGATGATCATGGAGGGGTTGATGAGGATATAGGCCACGTGTCGAAACCAAGGCCTGTATCCACGCTACCCGGTCGTTCCTCGAATCAGTTCTCAGATGGAGAGTTTTCGTTGCTGTAAATATATAGAAACGCCGATCATCTGACTTGCTCTCTCTAAATGATGAAATCTGCTAAACATTCACGCaatataatttcatttcaatttcagtGCACCAACAAACTCACTCTAtccaggtttttttttttattgaagaacaaaaattacagataggaaataaaattaaaattatgaaaaaaaaaaagacatagcAAAGACTAAAAttgtagaaaaagaagaaatagtgATATCAGTGTACATTGAAAAAGGAAATACTATTAGAGAGTAAAACGAACAGGACGGCAACAAAATCTATGGGAAGAGCCCATAGAAAATTGTTACAAAGGAAAAATGGGGATAAACTTCCCAAGAAGTCACACggacaaacaaaaaataaacacacTCTACAACctcaacagaaaaaaaaaacagtaaaatttTTGTAGTTAATGAAAGACTCCTATTAATAATCAGAAAATGCTACTGAACACATTGGCCATTCAGGTTTTGGTTCAAACCAGTGcactatatatattataaaaaaaaattaatgtgtaAAATAACTGAAGAAACAAGGTAACAAAACATTGTTTATAGCCTCTTACttcctttgttttgtttttgccCCTTTTATATAGGAGGAGAGAGCTGGGTTATTAACTAACAGCATTGGAGCACCATACAAGTTTTTCCACTCTACTCTACTCTAAACGAAAACCCCGAAGAGATATGAAAAGATAATATCCCACCCAAGTTGTTGCTAGTCCCACATAGTTTTCTccatttgttaaaaaaaaaaaaagtattcgGATAAATCCAATAAAACTGAGAGGCCTTTCTACTATTTGATAAGGTTGCTTAAAGTAACGTCTGAGTCATTCCAATTTACAAAGCTAGACCCAAACCCATGCCAGTCCAAGATCCCTAATTAACTGCCGTTGGATCATCCCActgttcacattttttattccATCTATTCCAATATAAAATGACTCCTCCTTGGTGTCTTGCATTACCTTTGAGGCAagcaaagagaaagaaaaagaaaaagtatgtcAACAttgcattttctctctccaaaTTTTTATAAGCTACAGGAACATGCTCTAGGAAAATGGGAAGAGGAAACCGAAATCAATGAAAAACAAGGGAAAACGTACAGGAAAAATAAGtagtaaaagaataaaaaaaaaaaggaaaagggcAAAAGACCCAGGTGTTAAGTGTTTCATGTTTTAAACTGAAATGGTAAACTAGGTAAGGTGGGAATGGGTGAAAAACAGGTGCCAAGAGGAAGCTACATTAATAAGAGCAGAGCTGAATCGTAGAAATGCATCCTTCAACAACCAATGGCCTAATGT encodes:
- the LOC114170662 gene encoding protein NRT1/ PTR FAMILY 6.3-like, which gives rise to MSTLPTTQGKTIPDASDYKGHPAERSKTGGWTASAMILGGEVMERLTTLGIAVNLVTYLTGTMHLGNAASANVVTNFLGTSFMLCLLGGFLADTFLGRYRTIAIFAAVQATGVAILTISTIIPSLHPPKCTEDTVPPCVRANEKQLLVLYLALYVTALGTGGLKSSVSGFGSDQFDDSDEGEKKQMIKFFNWFYFFVSTGSLAATTVLVYVQDNVGRGWGYGICAGAIVVALLVFLSGTRKYRFKKLVGSPLTQFAEVFVAAIRKRKLELPSDSSLLFNDYDAKKQTMPHSKQFRFLDKAAIVDSSGGGMKRKWYLCTLTDVEEVKLVIRMLPIWATTIMFWTIHAQMTTFSVSQATTMDRHIGKTFQMPAASMTVFLIGTILLTVPFYDRFIVPVARKVLKNPHGLTPLQRIGVGLVFSVFSMVAGALIEIKRLRYAQAHGLVDKPEAKIPMTVFWLIPQNFFVGVGEAFMYMGQLDFFLRECPKGMKTMSTGLFLSTLSLGFFFSSLLVSIVNKMTAHGRPWLADNLNKGRLYDFYWLLAILSAINVMLYLVCAKWYVYKEKRLAQEGIELEETDDAAFHGH